In a genomic window of Tissierella sp. Yu-01:
- the thrS gene encoding threonine--tRNA ligase has product MIKITLPDGSIREYEKGVKVLDVTKDISEGLARVALGAVVNEDVKGMQESIEEDSTFRVVKFEDAEGKKIFWHTSAHIMALAVQRLYPGVKFAIGPAIDNGFYYDFDTEHRFTPEDLEKIEAEMAKIVKEGYILKRYEMPKEESLNYFKEKDEVYKVDLIENLPPEDIISFYELGEFTDLCRGPHLLDTKKVKAIKLLSIAGAYWRGDEKNKMLQRIYGITFEKKKELDEYIERLEEARKRDHRKLGRELGLFSIHEEGPGFPFFHPKGMVLRNILENFWKDEHTKRGYGEIKTPLILNEALWHQSGHWDHYKENMYFTKIDEGDYAIKPMNCPGSILVYKSQMFSYRDFPQRLGELGLVHRHELSGALHGLMRVRSFTQDDAHIYCLPEQIKGELKGVIDLADYIYNVFGFKYRVELSTRPENSMGTEEQWNLATDSLREVLEDKGIDFIINEGDGAFYGPKIDFHLEDAIGRTWQCGTIQLDFQMPERFDLTYIDSDNEKKRPVMIHRTILGSMERFMGILIEHYAGKFPVWLAPIQVSILPISDKFNEYAYELMREFKDKGIRVEVDTRAEKIGFKIREAQLQRLPYMLIVGEKEVEGRLVSVRKRDDGDLGQMGVESFIDKINEENQNKVQ; this is encoded by the coding sequence ATGATAAAAATTACTTTGCCTGACGGCTCTATTAGAGAATACGAAAAAGGTGTTAAAGTATTAGACGTAACTAAAGATATATCCGAAGGCCTTGCTAGAGTAGCATTGGGGGCTGTTGTAAATGAAGATGTTAAAGGGATGCAAGAATCAATAGAAGAAGATTCAACATTTAGAGTTGTTAAGTTTGAGGATGCTGAGGGGAAGAAAATTTTCTGGCATACTTCAGCACATATTATGGCATTAGCCGTTCAAAGACTATATCCTGGTGTTAAGTTTGCTATAGGACCTGCAATTGATAACGGATTCTACTATGATTTTGATACTGAGCATAGATTTACTCCAGAAGATTTGGAAAAAATTGAAGCTGAAATGGCTAAGATAGTTAAGGAAGGTTATATTCTTAAGAGATATGAAATGCCTAAAGAAGAATCTTTGAACTATTTTAAAGAAAAAGATGAAGTTTATAAAGTAGACTTAATTGAAAATCTACCACCTGAAGATATTATTTCTTTCTATGAATTAGGAGAGTTTACAGATCTATGTAGAGGGCCACATCTATTAGACACTAAGAAGGTTAAGGCAATTAAACTTTTAAGCATAGCTGGTGCTTACTGGCGTGGTGATGAAAAGAATAAGATGCTTCAAAGAATTTATGGAATAACATTTGAAAAGAAAAAAGAACTTGATGAGTATATTGAAAGATTAGAAGAGGCGAGGAAGAGAGATCATAGAAAATTAGGTAGAGAACTTGGCTTATTTAGTATTCATGAAGAGGGACCTGGTTTCCCATTCTTCCATCCTAAGGGAATGGTTCTTAGAAATATATTAGAGAACTTCTGGAAGGATGAACATACTAAACGTGGTTATGGAGAAATTAAGACGCCATTAATTCTAAATGAAGCATTGTGGCATCAATCAGGACATTGGGATCATTACAAAGAAAATATGTATTTCACAAAAATAGATGAAGGTGATTATGCTATTAAACCAATGAATTGTCCAGGTTCAATATTGGTATATAAGTCACAAATGTTTAGCTACAGAGATTTCCCTCAAAGATTAGGTGAATTAGGATTAGTTCATAGACATGAGCTATCAGGCGCTTTACATGGACTTATGAGAGTAAGAAGCTTTACTCAAGATGATGCTCATATATATTGTCTACCAGAACAAATCAAGGGTGAATTAAAAGGCGTTATAGATCTTGCGGATTATATTTATAATGTGTTTGGATTTAAATACCGTGTTGAACTTTCTACTAGACCTGAAAATTCAATGGGTACTGAAGAACAATGGAATTTAGCAACTGATAGTTTAAGGGAAGTTTTAGAAGATAAAGGTATAGATTTTATAATAAATGAAGGCGATGGTGCTTTCTATGGACCAAAAATCGATTTTCATTTAGAAGATGCCATTGGAAGGACTTGGCAATGTGGTACTATCCAGTTAGACTTCCAAATGCCTGAAAGATTTGATTTAACATATATTGACTCCGATAACGAGAAAAAAAGACCCGTAATGATTCATAGGACAATTCTTGGTAGTATGGAGAGATTTATGGGAATTTTGATCGAGCACTATGCAGGTAAGTTTCCAGTATGGTTGGCTCCAATACAAGTTTCAATACTTCCTATTTCAGATAAATTCAATGAGTATGCTTATGAGCTTATGAGAGAATTTAAGGACAAAGGAATAAGAGTTGAAGTAGATACTAGAGCTGAAAAGATAGGATTTAAGATTAGGGAAGCTCAACTTCAAAGACTGCCTTACATGCTAATAGTTGGAGAAAAAGAAGTAGAAGGAAGATTGGTTTCTGTAAGAAAAAGAGATGATGGAGATCTAGGTCAAATGGGCGTAGAATCTTTCATAGATAAGATTAATGAAGAAAATCAAAATAAAGTACAATAA
- the hisS gene encoding histidine--tRNA ligase, which translates to MSVNIVKPSILPGFMELTPSDQILFNKMMDTIRKNYEKFGFLPIDTPLIEKSEVLLAKGGGETEKQIYKVVKGDTDMSLRFDLTVPLARYVAQYYSELSFPYRRYHIGKVYRGERNQKGRFREFYQADIDIIGNGSLDVINDAEIPSVIYSTFKDLGFDSFTIKINNRKILSGFFNSLGIEDATYVLRVVDKLEKIGVDNVTKELGEIGISLGNIEKILEFISINGNNNIILKELQNLNIDNELFNIGLDELSKVVEYIRLFGVPENNFVIDLTIARGLDYYTGTVYETFLNDYPSIGSVCSGGRYDDLATYYTKQKLPGVGISIGLTRLFYQLTEGGIIKSTDNSLTQVLIIPMEGYMDYAIKTSSLLRKEDIYTQVYLEEGKMGKKFNYADKLNIPYVIVVGQEEAENNKYSFRNMKTGDQKIISIDEVLECLK; encoded by the coding sequence ATGAGTGTAAATATTGTTAAGCCATCTATATTACCAGGTTTTATGGAATTAACACCTTCCGATCAAATTTTGTTCAATAAAATGATGGATACTATTAGAAAAAACTACGAAAAATTTGGATTTTTACCAATAGACACTCCGTTAATAGAAAAGTCGGAAGTATTATTGGCAAAAGGTGGCGGTGAAACAGAGAAACAAATATATAAGGTTGTTAAAGGTGATACAGATATGTCATTACGTTTTGACCTAACTGTGCCTTTAGCAAGATATGTAGCACAATATTATTCAGAACTAAGTTTTCCTTATAGAAGATATCATATTGGTAAGGTATATAGAGGAGAAAGAAATCAAAAAGGTAGATTTAGAGAGTTTTACCAAGCAGATATTGATATAATTGGAAATGGAAGTTTAGATGTTATAAATGATGCTGAAATTCCAAGTGTAATTTATTCTACGTTTAAAGACTTGGGTTTTGATTCCTTTACTATAAAGATTAATAATAGAAAGATATTATCAGGTTTTTTTAATAGCTTAGGAATAGAAGATGCAACTTATGTATTAAGAGTTGTCGATAAGCTAGAAAAGATAGGCGTAGATAATGTAACGAAAGAACTTGGGGAAATAGGAATATCATTAGGCAACATCGAAAAGATACTTGAGTTTATTTCTATAAATGGAAACAATAATATTATATTAAAAGAGCTTCAAAACCTAAATATAGATAATGAATTATTTAATATAGGTTTAGATGAATTGTCCAAAGTAGTGGAATATATTAGATTGTTTGGTGTTCCTGAAAATAACTTTGTAATTGATTTAACTATAGCCAGAGGTTTAGATTACTATACAGGTACGGTATATGAAACATTTTTAAATGATTATCCAAGTATAGGTAGTGTTTGCTCAGGCGGTAGATATGATGATCTAGCTACATATTATACTAAGCAAAAGCTTCCTGGTGTTGGTATATCAATTGGATTGACAAGATTGTTTTACCAGTTGACAGAAGGTGGAATTATCAAAAGTACTGATAATTCATTAACTCAAGTCCTGATAATTCCTATGGAAGGATATATGGATTATGCAATTAAGACATCAAGCTTGTTGAGGAAAGAAGATATCTATACACAAGTTTATTTAGAAGAAGGAAAGATGGGTAAAAAATTTAATTATGCAGATAAATTAAATATACCATATGTTATAGTAGTTGGACAGGAAGAAGCAGAAAACAATAAATATTCATTCAGGAATATGAAAACTGGTGACCAAAAAATAATTTCAATAGATGAAGTCTTAGAGTGTTTAAAATAA
- a CDS encoding putative sporulation protein YtxC has protein sequence MESIKIVANQPKEKISELILSYPFNTKVKYHKETVENTESLIFNIDKLKVEENLIYDSLANFVQDLIIRLYMKDMINSKVSAILQNYIESNIEEIENTVYDLLIDENYFEYEKKLINDEIKDYLSENNILIIEGFIRFRSKSFENLIDSIIEKVIIDIQMETEYEDFIEMLRYYLDSQIPKIDVVNVVINENGFFLFDHKNKPIENTTLKSIIEEYRIDDISKADVLVSSLIVLAPNKVIIHIKNDNEQDLMQILKKIFTNRLSFCYSCNLCDAPIIKSDNE, from the coding sequence GTGGAATCAATCAAAATTGTTGCAAATCAACCTAAAGAAAAAATTAGTGAATTAATCCTTTCCTATCCCTTTAATACAAAAGTTAAATACCATAAAGAAACTGTTGAAAATACAGAATCTCTTATTTTTAACATAGATAAGCTAAAAGTTGAAGAAAATTTAATATATGATAGTTTAGCAAATTTTGTTCAGGATTTAATTATAAGACTATATATGAAAGATATGATCAATTCTAAGGTTTCTGCTATACTTCAGAATTATATTGAGAGTAATATAGAGGAGATAGAAAATACTGTTTATGATTTATTAATAGACGAGAATTATTTTGAATATGAAAAAAAACTAATAAATGACGAAATAAAGGATTATCTTTCTGAAAATAATATTCTAATTATAGAAGGGTTTATCAGATTTAGATCTAAGTCATTTGAAAATTTAATAGATTCTATTATAGAAAAAGTGATTATAGATATTCAGATGGAAACAGAATATGAAGATTTTATAGAAATGCTAAGATATTATTTAGATTCTCAGATTCCAAAGATAGATGTTGTTAATGTAGTTATAAATGAAAATGGTTTTTTTCTTTTTGATCATAAGAATAAACCAATAGAAAATACAACCTTAAAATCTATTATAGAAGAATATAGAATTGATGACATAAGTAAAGCAGACGTACTAGTAAGCTCTTTAATTGTATTAGCTCCGAATAAGGTTATCATTCATATAAAAAATGACAATGAACAAGATTTAATGCAAATTTTAAAAAAAATATTTACGAATAGATTAAGTTTCTGTTATTCTTGTAATTTATGTGATGCACCTATAATTAAAAGTGATAATGAATAA
- a CDS encoding DUF6873 family GME fold protein: protein MVPFIPIENANVAIIDARASDIIVNNLEKLNIKIIRTVKCDDLQESISCHPDIIMHPINYNTIIVAPNLYDYYENELTRHGINVIKGETILGSKYPNDIAYNVGRLKDIAIHNFKYTDEKLKYYLKKEGIKFLNINQGYSKCSLLIVDNISGITADVYMQKKLTELGYDILLVKPGHIKLFNEKYGFIGGTSGNLNKDTILLTGKIDNHPSSCEIEKFIMEKNKNILYLSNDDLIDLGTIITLNGIC, encoded by the coding sequence ATGGTACCCTTTATACCAATTGAAAATGCTAATGTCGCAATAATTGATGCTAGAGCAAGTGATATAATTGTAAACAATTTGGAGAAACTTAATATAAAGATAATAAGGACAGTAAAATGTGATGATTTGCAAGAAAGTATCTCATGCCATCCAGATATTATTATGCATCCTATAAACTATAATACGATAATAGTCGCTCCTAATTTATACGATTATTATGAAAATGAACTAACTAGACATGGTATTAATGTTATAAAAGGAGAGACAATACTTGGTAGTAAATATCCTAATGATATTGCATATAATGTAGGTAGGTTAAAGGATATTGCAATTCATAATTTTAAGTATACAGACGAAAAACTAAAGTATTATTTAAAAAAGGAAGGGATAAAATTTTTAAATATTAATCAAGGATATAGTAAATGTTCTTTATTAATAGTAGACAATATTAGTGGTATAACTGCAGATGTATATATGCAAAAAAAGTTAACTGAATTGGGTTATGATATACTTTTGGTTAAACCAGGACATATTAAGCTTTTTAATGAAAAGTATGGTTTTATTGGTGGGACATCAGGTAATTTAAATAAAGATACGATTCTGTTAACAGGTAAAATAGACAATCATCCAAGTTCTTGTGAAATAGAAAAATTTATAATGGAGAAAAACAAAAATATTCTATACCTATCGAATGATGATCTCATTGACTTAGGTACAATAATAACCCTTAATGGTATTTGCTAA
- the hslO gene encoding Hsp33 family molecular chaperone HslO — protein sequence MKDYMVRGIDKLGKIRVFVARTTNLVEEARRIHNTSPTATAALGRTLTVAAIMGSMMKNEKDLLTLKISGDGPLGKIFVVANNRGHVKGEVDHPMADVPSRSDGKLDVGTLVGRNGSITTIMDLGLKDPYIGQSSIVSGEIAEDIANYYVVSEQVPSAVSLGVLVNKDITCKAAGGYIIQLMPGVTDEEISIIEDTLSKIDSMSTMIDKGLTPEEIVEKLLGSFEMEILDRLDLEYHCDCSREKIEKVIISLGKKEIQDIIEEDGQAEVVCHFCNTKYQFNKDELTKLLLTI from the coding sequence ATGAAAGATTATATGGTAAGAGGAATAGACAAATTAGGTAAGATAAGGGTCTTTGTTGCTAGGACAACAAATCTAGTTGAAGAAGCTAGAAGAATACACAATACTTCACCTACAGCTACGGCAGCATTAGGTAGAACACTAACAGTAGCTGCTATTATGGGATCCATGATGAAAAATGAAAAGGATTTGCTTACACTTAAAATATCTGGCGATGGTCCATTAGGAAAAATATTTGTTGTAGCTAATAATCGTGGCCATGTTAAAGGGGAAGTCGATCATCCAATGGCAGATGTTCCAAGTAGAAGTGACGGCAAACTTGATGTAGGTACTCTTGTTGGAAGAAATGGTTCAATAACTACTATAATGGATTTAGGTCTTAAAGATCCCTATATAGGTCAGAGCAGTATTGTATCTGGTGAAATTGCTGAAGATATAGCGAATTATTACGTGGTATCAGAACAAGTGCCTTCAGCAGTAAGTTTAGGTGTATTAGTCAATAAAGATATTACATGTAAAGCAGCGGGGGGATATATTATACAATTAATGCCTGGGGTTACTGATGAAGAAATTTCAATTATTGAAGATACTCTATCAAAAATAGATTCTATGTCTACTATGATAGATAAAGGATTAACTCCTGAGGAAATTGTAGAAAAACTATTAGGAAGTTTTGAAATGGAAATACTGGATAGACTTGATCTGGAGTATCATTGCGACTGTTCTCGCGAGAAAATTGAGAAGGTTATTATAAGCCTTGGGAAAAAGGAGATACAGGATATAATTGAAGAAGATGGTCAAGCTGAAGTGGTTTGTCACTTCTGTAACACTAAATATCAATTTAATAAAGATGAATTAACAAAATTACTATTGACAATATAG